A window of the Vespula vulgaris chromosome 6, iyVesVulg1.1, whole genome shotgun sequence genome harbors these coding sequences:
- the LOC127064911 gene encoding protein limb expression 1 homolog, whose product MQGMMPVKTKSRIPETMGVTNGLVDARAKQVLREAVDAVVNSFAKHTQGYGRVNVVEALQEFWQMKQSRGTELRNGALVIYESVPGASPPYVCYVTLPGGSCFGSFQNCPTKAEARRSAAKIALMNSVFNEHPSRKITDDFIEKAVAEARASFAKPSTTPNGVSNQTQGNGDDKEDPNTGIGAFRFMLECNRGRTMLEFQELMTVFQLLHWNGSLKAMRERQCSRQEVVAHYSHRALDDDMRSQMALDWVAREHESGGGVVAMELALAERELETARLAGRELRFPKEKKDILMLAHAQVCPQ is encoded by the exons ATGCAAGGCATGATGCCAGTTAAGACAAAATCTCGTATTCCTGAGACAATGGGAGTAACGAATGGATTAGTGGATGCCAGAGCAAAGCAAGTTTTGAGAGAGGCAGTGGACGCAGTTGTCAACAGTTTTGCTAAACATACACAGGGTTATGGAAGAG tgAATGTGGTAGAGGCACTGCAAGAATTTTGGCAAATGAAACAAAGCAGAGGTACAGAATTGAGAAATGGAGCGTTAGTAATTTACGAATCCGTCCCAGGTGCTAGTCCACCATATGTTTGCTATGTGACCCTTCCTGGAGGATCTTGTTTTGGAAGTTTTCAAAATTGCCCTACAAAAGCTGAAGCACGTAGATCAGCGGCAAAAATAGCATTGATGAATTCAGTGTTCAATGAACATCCATCACGAAAAATTACAGatgattttatagaaaaagcTGTAGCTGAAGCAAGAGCAAGTTTTGCAAAACCTTCAACTACGCCTAATGGTGTTAGCAATCAAACTCAA GGAAATGGCGATGATAAAGAAGATCCAAATACTGGAATTGGTGCATTCCGTTTTATGTTAGAATGTAATCGTGGCAGAACAATGTTAGAATTCCAAGAACTTATGACAGTTTTCCAGTTACTTCATTGGAATGGTTCATTGAAAGCTATGCGAGAAAGACAGTGTAGTAGACAAGAAGTAGTAGCACATTATAGTCACCGTGCATTAGATGATGACATGCGTAGTCAAATGGCACTTGATTGGGTAGCCAGAGAACATGAAAGTGGTGGTGGAGTTGTTGCAATGGAATTAGCTTTAGCGGAAAGAGAACTTGAAACGGCGCGTTTAGCAGGACGCGAACTTAGATttccaaaggaaaaaaaagatatactaATGTTGGCTCATGCTCAAGTTTGTCctcaatga